Proteins from a genomic interval of Nostoc sp. TCL240-02:
- a CDS encoding formylglycine-generating enzyme family protein gives MRKKHCFLTLLLIQLVALILLLSNLSALAVTVNLCPPEMVLIPGGIFNMGADDSGFVEERTAKNVTVTSFCIDKYEVTNTQFAEFVKATKYVTVAQRPLPKEQFPDLPDEQRLPGSLVFHQPKQGVKQVQFLSWWHWTPGANWQHPFGSYSTVVGKENYPVVHIAYEDALAYAIWAGKSLPTEAQWEYAARGGLDSATYTWGNQYSEKKANTWQGIFPFFNTKADGYIGTAKVGSFSANGYGLYDMTGNVWEWTSDWFSLGHDNKAHSVNPTGASKSFDPKKPTEIALHVIKGGSYLCAPNYCSRYRPAARESQAPDTGTSHIGFRLVKNLV, from the coding sequence ATGCGAAAAAAACATTGCTTTTTAACGCTACTGCTGATTCAGCTAGTTGCACTCATATTACTATTGAGCAATTTATCCGCATTAGCAGTTACCGTTAATCTCTGTCCTCCAGAGATGGTACTCATTCCTGGAGGTATTTTCAATATGGGAGCGGATGATTCGGGTTTTGTGGAAGAGCGAACAGCGAAAAATGTCACAGTTACCTCCTTCTGCATTGATAAATACGAGGTGACAAACACTCAATTTGCTGAATTTGTCAAAGCAACAAAGTATGTAACAGTTGCACAACGCCCTTTGCCAAAAGAGCAGTTTCCCGACTTACCAGATGAGCAGAGATTACCAGGTTCTCTGGTGTTTCATCAGCCAAAACAAGGTGTTAAGCAAGTCCAATTTCTCAGTTGGTGGCATTGGACACCTGGTGCTAACTGGCAGCATCCCTTCGGCAGTTATAGCACTGTTGTAGGTAAAGAAAACTACCCAGTTGTGCATATTGCTTACGAGGATGCCCTCGCTTATGCAATATGGGCAGGAAAATCCTTACCAACAGAAGCACAGTGGGAATATGCGGCCCGTGGTGGCTTAGATAGCGCAACTTATACCTGGGGTAATCAATATTCGGAGAAAAAAGCCAACACCTGGCAGGGGATTTTCCCTTTTTTCAATACCAAAGCTGATGGTTACATAGGAACGGCAAAAGTAGGCTCTTTTTCGGCCAATGGTTATGGACTTTACGATATGACTGGTAATGTTTGGGAATGGACTTCCGACTGGTTCAGTTTAGGACATGACAACAAAGCTCACAGTGTTAACCCCACAGGAGCAAGTAAAAGTTTTGACCCCAAAAAACCCACAGAAATTGCTCTTCATGTAATCAAAGGCGGCTCTTATCTATGTGCGCCAAACTATTGCAGCCGCTACCGTCCAGCCGCACGAGAGTCTCAAGCCCCCGATACAGGAACTAGCCATATCGGGTTTCGCTTGGTGAAGAACCTGGTTTAA
- a CDS encoding Mrp/NBP35 family ATP-binding protein, with amino-acid sequence MSSHQLPFQRSDEEVQASSGDSLTIARKQEVVQLLKQISDRILKNDIISLGMVRNLRIVDDYIYLRLYIGSHQHQLETEIQTVLSSLTWSKKTYIQLCTIPGVRTTLAVSSGKGGVGKSTTAVNLAAALQLAGAKVGLLDADVYGPNVPQMLGLGKSEVKVIDTPKGQRFVPLEVHGIKVMSVGLLAEADHPLAWRGPVLHKIITQFIHEVEWGELDYLLIDLPPGTGDAQITIVQESPICGVILVTTPQNVAISDVRRSVYMFRQVGVPVIGIIENMSYFMGNGGEKIPIFGSGGGQKLVEELKAPLLGQIPIDPLICNGGDIGKPLTLVDPNSKASQVFVQVAGALDATFSGSM; translated from the coding sequence ATGTCAAGCCATCAATTACCTTTCCAGCGTTCAGATGAAGAAGTACAAGCTTCTTCTGGCGACTCCCTCACCATCGCCCGGAAACAAGAAGTTGTGCAACTTCTGAAGCAAATTAGCGATCGCATCCTAAAAAATGACATTATTAGTCTGGGGATGGTGCGAAATCTGCGGATAGTTGATGATTATATATATTTGCGTTTGTATATTGGTTCCCATCAACATCAATTAGAAACCGAGATTCAAACTGTATTATCATCCCTAACTTGGAGCAAAAAAACTTACATTCAACTCTGCACCATTCCAGGAGTAAGAACAACTCTAGCAGTTTCCAGTGGTAAGGGGGGTGTGGGCAAGTCTACCACTGCGGTTAATTTAGCAGCAGCTTTACAATTAGCTGGGGCAAAAGTCGGTCTGTTGGATGCTGATGTTTACGGCCCCAATGTTCCCCAAATGTTGGGACTGGGTAAATCTGAAGTGAAAGTTATTGATACTCCCAAAGGTCAAAGGTTTGTGCCATTAGAAGTCCACGGTATTAAAGTGATGTCTGTGGGACTGTTGGCTGAAGCAGACCATCCTTTAGCTTGGCGCGGCCCAGTTTTACATAAAATCATCACCCAGTTTATCCATGAAGTCGAGTGGGGAGAACTGGATTATTTATTAATTGACCTTCCTCCTGGTACTGGTGATGCTCAAATTACTATCGTGCAAGAAAGCCCGATTTGCGGGGTAATATTGGTAACAACTCCGCAAAATGTGGCAATTTCGGATGTCCGCCGCAGCGTTTATATGTTTCGTCAAGTTGGGGTTCCTGTTATCGGTATTATCGAAAATATGAGCTATTTCATGGGGAATGGTGGCGAAAAAATTCCGATTTTCGGTAGTGGTGGCGGTCAAAAGTTAGTAGAAGAACTCAAAGCACCCCTTTTAGGGCAGATTCCCATTGATCCCCTCATCTGTAACGGTGGCGATATCGGAAAACCCCTAACACTGGTTGACCCTAACTCCAAAGCTAGTCAAGTATTTGTACAAGTTGCTGGGGCGTTAGATGCTACTTTTTCTGGTTCTATGTGA
- a CDS encoding fumarate reductase/succinate dehydrogenase flavoprotein subunit, with the protein MDINTQRIKTDVLVIGGGTAGTMAGIKAKQANPDAEVLILEKANIRRSGAIAMGMDGVNTAVIPGHSTPEQYVREITLANDGILNQKAVYQTGKLGYEVIQELESWGVKFQKDVQGNYDLKQVHRVGKYVLPMPEGKDLKTILTRQVKRHKVKVTNRVMATRVLVKEGHAIGAVGFDVRNGDYIVIQAKAVILCTGACGRLGLPASGYLYGTYENPTNAGDGYSMAYHAGAELSNIECFQVNPLIKDYNGPACAYVAGPFGAHTANAEGNRFISCDYWSGQMMLEIWKELNSGKGPVQLKMTHLDEDTIAEIESILWANERPSRERFHQGRNEDYRTHGVEMHISEIGLCSGHSASGVWVNENAQTTVPGLYTAGDMASVPHNYMIGAFVFGRIAGTHAIEYIQDLDFIEPDVDFLEAEKARIYAPLTRPNGVPHTQVEYKLRRLVNDYLQPPKSGNKIEIGLKHFVQYQETLDLMGARDPHELMRSLEVHFIRDCAEMAARASLYRQETRWGLYHYRLDYPKKNDDEWFCHVNLKKDELGQMILFKRPVDPYIVEVDTVKESYSVAAK; encoded by the coding sequence ATGGACATCAATACCCAACGGATAAAAACTGATGTACTTGTCATTGGTGGCGGTACAGCCGGGACAATGGCAGGTATCAAAGCCAAACAAGCAAATCCTGATGCAGAGGTGCTGATCTTAGAAAAGGCTAACATCCGACGGAGTGGTGCGATCGCAATGGGTATGGATGGGGTAAACACCGCAGTCATTCCTGGACATTCTACCCCAGAACAATACGTGCGCGAAATCACCTTAGCTAACGACGGTATTCTCAACCAAAAAGCCGTATATCAAACAGGCAAATTAGGTTATGAAGTCATTCAAGAATTAGAAAGTTGGGGTGTGAAATTTCAAAAAGATGTCCAAGGTAACTATGATTTAAAACAAGTGCATCGCGTCGGTAAATATGTCTTACCCATGCCAGAAGGTAAAGACTTAAAAACCATTCTCACCCGCCAAGTCAAACGCCACAAAGTCAAAGTGACAAATCGTGTCATGGCAACAAGAGTGTTAGTTAAAGAAGGTCATGCTATTGGTGCAGTAGGATTTGATGTCAGAAACGGCGATTATATTGTCATTCAAGCCAAAGCAGTGATCTTGTGTACAGGTGCTTGCGGCAGATTAGGATTACCTGCTTCTGGCTATCTCTACGGCACTTACGAAAATCCTACCAATGCCGGAGATGGCTATTCAATGGCTTATCATGCAGGTGCAGAACTTAGTAATATTGAATGCTTTCAAGTTAATCCTTTAATCAAAGATTACAACGGCCCCGCCTGTGCTTATGTAGCCGGGCCTTTTGGCGCGCATACAGCCAACGCCGAAGGAAATCGCTTCATTAGTTGCGACTATTGGAGTGGTCAAATGATGTTGGAAATCTGGAAAGAATTAAACTCTGGTAAGGGGCCAGTCCAACTAAAAATGACCCACCTTGATGAAGATACCATTGCTGAAATTGAATCAATACTTTGGGCAAATGAACGACCGAGTAGAGAACGCTTTCATCAAGGCAGAAATGAAGATTACCGCACTCACGGCGTAGAGATGCACATTTCGGAAATCGGCTTATGTAGTGGTCATAGTGCCTCTGGCGTGTGGGTGAATGAAAACGCTCAAACAACCGTCCCTGGTTTATATACAGCAGGAGACATGGCCAGCGTTCCCCATAATTACATGATTGGCGCATTTGTTTTCGGTCGCATAGCTGGAACTCATGCCATTGAATATATTCAAGATTTAGATTTTATTGAACCGGATGTAGATTTTTTAGAAGCTGAAAAAGCCAGAATTTATGCACCTTTAACTCGTCCAAATGGTGTACCTCACACCCAGGTAGAATATAAATTAAGACGCTTAGTTAATGATTATCTACAACCGCCAAAATCAGGTAATAAAATCGAGATTGGTTTAAAACATTTTGTGCAATATCAAGAAACATTAGATTTAATGGGCGCTCGTGACCCTCATGAATTGATGCGTAGTCTAGAAGTTCATTTTATTCGGGACTGTGCAGAAATGGCAGCTAGAGCATCATTATATCGTCAAGAGACTCGTTGGGGTCTTTATCATTACCGCTTAGATTATCCCAAAAAGAATGATGATGAATGGTTTTGCCATGTCAATTTAAAGAAAGATGAATTAGGGCAAATGATATTGTTTAAACGTCCTGTAGATCCTTACATTGTGGAAGTAGATACAGTCAAAGAATCGTATAGTGTTGCAGCTAAGTAA
- a CDS encoding O-methyltransferase, with translation MSYPYNIELPTLVIRSHEQAEHLGFPMMPQGRPIGKSAPTTTITPADGALLRALVAGYPAGRICEIGTGAGVSTAWLISGMLPNSSLLSCEINPELASAAISFFKEFQFVEIRAGDWSQVLSAEAPFDLLFFDVNAREVLIDADNWPQVASLVRIGGKIIMDDLTPVELWPPEWKDNIDYKREFCLCNPQIAGVEVRTTKNTVSLICTRIY, from the coding sequence ATGTCATATCCATACAATATAGAACTGCCAACACTCGTAATTCGCTCTCATGAGCAAGCCGAGCATCTTGGTTTCCCCATGATGCCGCAAGGTCGTCCCATCGGAAAATCTGCACCTACAACGACAATTACGCCAGCCGATGGTGCGCTACTTCGCGCTCTTGTTGCTGGCTATCCCGCAGGAAGAATATGCGAGATTGGTACTGGTGCAGGTGTCAGTACGGCTTGGCTCATCAGTGGTATGTTGCCGAATAGCTCTCTTTTATCCTGCGAAATAAATCCAGAACTAGCTAGTGCTGCTATATCTTTTTTCAAAGAATTTCAGTTTGTTGAGATTCGAGCAGGAGATTGGTCGCAAGTACTGAGTGCAGAAGCACCGTTCGATCTGCTTTTTTTCGATGTAAATGCTAGAGAAGTGCTGATAGATGCCGATAATTGGCCACAGGTAGCATCTCTGGTTCGTATTGGAGGCAAAATCATTATGGATGACCTTACTCCAGTAGAACTTTGGCCGCCAGAGTGGAAAGATAATATAGATTACAAACGAGAGTTTTGCCTCTGTAATCCTCAAATTGCTGGTGTCGAGGTCAGAACAACAAAGAATACTGTGTCTTTAATTTGTACCAGAATATACTAA
- a CDS encoding class I SAM-dependent methyltransferase, whose translation MSIYNSIGQQYSKTRVPDIRIVNKLIDLLNLPKGSIMADIGAGTGGYSLALANKGFLVNAVEPSVVMQKQAVDHMQIKWFTGYAENLPLPDQSVDGVISILAIHHFSHLEKAFQEMHRIIKNGAIVLLTFDIRLAQKIWLYDYFPFLWEDALRFLPLNEQINLIQSNTKRRVEAIPLLLPYDLSDLFAAAGWRRPELYLQPEVRAGISSFALANQNLIEQGVKLLAADLSSGEWSKKYDDIHNLTEIDIGYRFIRATLDN comes from the coding sequence ATGTCTATTTATAATTCAATTGGTCAACAATATTCTAAAACTCGCGTTCCTGATATCCGTATTGTCAATAAATTAATTGATTTACTCAATTTACCCAAAGGTAGCATTATGGCTGATATTGGCGCTGGTACTGGTGGTTACAGTTTAGCACTAGCTAATAAAGGATTTCTTGTTAATGCTGTTGAACCTTCTGTAGTTATGCAAAAACAAGCGGTAGACCATATGCAAATTAAGTGGTTTACTGGCTATGCAGAAAACTTACCTCTACCAGATCAGTCTGTTGATGGCGTTATAAGTATTCTGGCAATTCATCACTTTTCTCATCTCGAAAAAGCTTTTCAGGAAATGCACAGAATAATTAAGAATGGGGCAATAGTTTTGCTAACTTTTGATATTAGATTAGCTCAGAAGATATGGCTTTATGACTATTTTCCATTTTTGTGGGAAGATGCGTTACGATTTTTACCACTTAACGAACAGATTAATTTAATTCAGAGTAATACTAAAAGGCGTGTTGAAGCCATACCCCTTTTATTACCATACGATTTATCTGATTTATTCGCAGCAGCAGGCTGGAGACGACCAGAGTTATATCTTCAACCAGAAGTACGTGCAGGTATATCGTCTTTTGCTTTAGCTAATCAAAATTTAATTGAGCAAGGAGTAAAGTTACTTGCAGCAGATTTAAGTAGTGGAGAATGGAGCAAAAAATATGATGATATTCACAATTTGACAGAGATTGATATAGGCTATCGTTTTATCCGTGCAACCCTGGATAACTAA
- a CDS encoding GNAT family N-acetyltransferase translates to MTNKVSVGEKIKIRQVEIKDVERIASLCEQLEYSVTNQQIELRLTKIKNNDTHIVYVATLEDEYVIGWAHAHICNSIVISTPAIILGLVVDEDYRHSGIGSFLMQQIEQWASLAGCDSVLLRSNIKRQEAHLFYEKIGYTNIKQSLTFHKKLL, encoded by the coding sequence ATGACAAACAAAGTTAGTGTAGGTGAGAAAATTAAAATTAGACAAGTTGAGATTAAAGATGTAGAGAGAATTGCTAGTCTTTGCGAACAACTTGAATATTCTGTAACAAATCAACAAATAGAGCTGCGCCTTACTAAAATTAAAAATAACGATACTCATATTGTATATGTTGCCACTTTAGAAGATGAATATGTAATTGGTTGGGCGCACGCTCATATTTGTAACTCTATAGTTATTTCAACTCCAGCGATTATTTTGGGATTAGTTGTAGATGAAGATTATCGTCATAGTGGAATTGGAAGTTTTTTGATGCAGCAAATTGAACAGTGGGCTTCTCTGGCTGGATGTGATAGTGTTCTGTTACGTTCTAATATTAAACGCCAAGAAGCTCACTTATTTTATGAGAAAATTGGTTATACCAATATCAAGCAATCATTAACTTTTCATAAAAAATTGCTTTAG
- a CDS encoding ferredoxin family protein, producing MALINQRIDVPVIVDESKCLEKCTACIEVCPLDVLAKNPETGKAYMKYDECWFCLPCEKECPTNAITVQIPFLLR from the coding sequence ATGGCTTTAATTAATCAAAGAATAGATGTTCCTGTCATCGTTGATGAATCAAAATGTTTAGAAAAATGCACAGCCTGTATTGAGGTTTGTCCCTTGGATGTGTTGGCAAAAAATCCAGAAACAGGCAAAGCCTACATGAAATATGATGAGTGTTGGTTTTGTCTACCTTGTGAAAAAGAATGTCCAACCAATGCAATTACAGTACAAATTCCCTTTTTGCTACGTTAA
- a CDS encoding HEAT repeat domain-containing protein, giving the protein MNDDLKYWLEMLRSPDINARIVAVKTLQHLGDEETIDALFIALKDEHITVQKIAISALWEIANPVAIPALIECLSSSDTDIRTEAASALSELITQDELLLLLDKLQSNDVNLQLNILVLLRKIHDIQCLPYVLPFLESKNTELRETAVSTLRYINQLEKCPQALNLIFDREASVRRAAALTLEHLQDAEVITILCQALTNDNDWQVRRNAAKSLAIHENHQAISALEIALNDEHWQVRKSAAQALQKIPHIQVMPRLIQALTDEYADVRKEAVIALGNLAHPDAINPLQQALDDPDREVSIQARRAIQKVQVDKNSLP; this is encoded by the coding sequence ATGAATGATGACCTCAAATATTGGCTAGAAATGCTGCGATCGCCTGATATAAATGCTCGTATAGTAGCTGTAAAAACCTTGCAGCATTTAGGCGATGAAGAAACAATAGATGCTTTATTCATCGCTTTGAAAGATGAACATATTACTGTTCAAAAAATAGCGATATCTGCCCTTTGGGAAATTGCTAATCCTGTAGCAATACCTGCTTTAATTGAATGTCTTAGTTCATCGGATACAGATATTCGCACTGAAGCGGCATCAGCATTAAGTGAGTTAATAACACAAGATGAATTGTTACTTTTACTAGATAAACTTCAAAGTAATGATGTAAATCTCCAATTAAATATTTTAGTGCTTTTGCGGAAGATACATGATATTCAATGTTTACCCTACGTTTTGCCATTTCTAGAATCAAAAAATACTGAGTTAAGAGAAACAGCTGTTAGTACACTACGATACATCAATCAACTAGAAAAATGTCCCCAAGCTTTAAATCTAATTTTTGATAGAGAAGCAAGTGTACGTCGTGCTGCTGCTTTAACTTTAGAACATTTACAAGATGCAGAAGTGATTACAATACTTTGTCAAGCACTCACAAATGATAATGACTGGCAAGTTCGTCGGAATGCAGCTAAATCTCTGGCTATTCATGAAAATCATCAAGCAATTTCAGCATTAGAAATAGCTTTAAATGATGAACATTGGCAAGTGCGGAAATCAGCAGCACAAGCTTTGCAAAAAATCCCACATATTCAAGTTATGCCGAGATTAATTCAAGCATTAACAGATGAATATGCAGATGTTCGCAAAGAAGCAGTAATTGCACTTGGTAATTTAGCTCATCCTGATGCTATTAATCCCTTACAACAAGCGTTGGATGATCCCGATAGAGAAGTTTCCATCCAAGCACGACGCGCAATTCAAAAGGTTCAAGTAGATAAAAACTCTCTTCCATAG
- a CDS encoding RNA-binding protein gives MSIYVGNLSYQVTEEDLKQAFAEYGTVSRVQLPTDRETGRPRGFAFVEMESDTQEQAAIDALDGAEWMGRDLKVNKAKPREDRSSSPRGSWGGGNARRNNNNRY, from the coding sequence ATGTCAATTTACGTCGGGAACCTGTCATATCAGGTTACAGAAGAGGACTTAAAGCAGGCTTTTGCAGAATACGGAACAGTAAGTCGTGTTCAACTACCCACAGATCGGGAAACAGGCCGGCCTCGTGGGTTCGCTTTTGTGGAAATGGAATCAGACACACAAGAACAAGCTGCCATTGATGCACTTGATGGTGCTGAATGGATGGGACGTGACTTGAAAGTGAACAAAGCTAAACCTCGTGAGGATAGAAGCAGTTCTCCTCGTGGTAGCTGGGGTGGTGGTAATGCCCGCCGCAACAATAACAATCGTTACTAA
- a CDS encoding 3'(2'),5'-bisphosphate nucleotidase CysQ, whose translation MKDLQEILAIAREIGWGAADILRSYYHSTAKDPNLDVQYKQNEPVTVADVAVSQYILQKLQTALGNEDFAYVSEETYQSPTTGAHPFVPWVWIIDPLDGTRDFIEKTGDYAVHIALVKETRPVLAVVAVPEAEKLYYATKGGGTFVETSDGSVPLQVLSGKPIEDLTLVVSRSHRNQRLDYLLKNLPCQNQKSVGSVGCKIATIVEQQADIYISLSGKSAPKDWDMAAPELILTEAGGKFTHFNGAPLQYNTGDINQWGGLLASNGEYHEALCQQAEKILAQFDHS comes from the coding sequence ATGAAAGACTTACAAGAAATATTAGCGATCGCTCGTGAGATAGGTTGGGGTGCAGCAGATATACTGCGATCATATTACCACAGTACCGCAAAAGACCCTAACTTAGATGTGCAATACAAACAAAATGAGCCTGTTACCGTTGCCGATGTAGCTGTGAGTCAATATATCTTGCAGAAGCTACAAACAGCTTTGGGTAATGAAGATTTTGCTTACGTCAGCGAAGAAACTTATCAATCGCCAACTACAGGCGCACACCCTTTTGTCCCTTGGGTATGGATAATTGATCCTTTGGATGGCACACGAGACTTTATTGAAAAAACTGGGGACTATGCAGTTCACATTGCTTTAGTCAAGGAAACACGCCCGGTTTTAGCAGTAGTGGCAGTACCAGAGGCAGAAAAATTATATTATGCTACCAAAGGTGGGGGGACATTTGTAGAAACCAGTGATGGCTCTGTTCCTTTACAAGTGTTGTCAGGTAAACCAATTGAGGATTTAACCTTAGTGGTTAGTCGTTCTCACCGCAACCAGCGCTTAGATTACTTGCTAAAAAATTTACCCTGTCAAAATCAGAAATCTGTAGGTAGTGTCGGCTGCAAAATCGCCACTATTGTCGAGCAACAAGCAGATATCTACATTTCCCTTTCTGGTAAGTCTGCGCCCAAAGATTGGGATATGGCAGCACCAGAATTGATTTTAACAGAAGCAGGTGGTAAGTTTACCCACTTTAACGGCGCTCCGTTGCAGTATAACACTGGTGATATCAATCAATGGGGAGGTTTGCTGGCGAGTAATGGTGAATATCACGAAGCACTGTGCCAGCAAGCAGAAAAGATTCTAGCGCAGTTCGACCATAGCTAA
- a CDS encoding sugar kinase — translation MTNGSSKIQNPKSDRGLFVGLVTLDLIYLAESAPKNNQKIVATDYTVAAGGPATNAAVTFRHLGNQATVLGVVGSHPMTQLIRGDLANYKVAIADLEPTTDLAPPVSSIIVTQATGERAVVSINAVKTQASSASIPSDILQNVNIVLIDGHQMAVSYFIAQAAKAKNIPVVIDGGSWKPGFEQILPFVDYAICSANFYPPNCQTEEDVFAYLAGFDIPYIAITHGQKPIEYLSCTASGIVDVPQIHAVDTLGAGDIFHGAFCDYILRESFTDALALAANIAADSCKFFGTRRWIDLKC, via the coding sequence ATGACAAATGGATCGTCCAAAATTCAAAATCCAAAATCGGATCGTGGTTTATTTGTCGGTTTAGTAACTTTAGATTTGATTTACCTTGCTGAATCTGCCCCCAAAAATAACCAGAAGATTGTCGCTACTGACTATACTGTAGCGGCAGGTGGCCCAGCAACAAACGCAGCTGTAACTTTTAGGCATTTAGGTAATCAAGCTACAGTCTTAGGTGTAGTGGGTTCTCACCCAATGACACAGCTAATTCGAGGCGATTTGGCAAATTACAAAGTTGCGATCGCAGACCTTGAGCCTACCACTGATTTAGCACCGCCTGTCTCCTCAATCATTGTCACCCAAGCCACAGGTGAAAGAGCCGTGGTTTCCATCAATGCTGTCAAAACTCAAGCCAGTAGCGCATCTATCCCTTCAGATATTTTGCAAAATGTCAACATAGTACTGATTGATGGGCATCAGATGGCTGTAAGTTATTTCATAGCCCAAGCAGCTAAAGCCAAAAATATTCCAGTAGTAATCGATGGTGGCAGTTGGAAGCCTGGATTTGAGCAAATTTTGCCGTTTGTAGATTATGCCATCTGTTCAGCTAATTTTTATCCCCCCAACTGTCAGACTGAAGAAGACGTTTTTGCCTATCTGGCCGGCTTTGACATTCCTTACATTGCCATTACCCACGGACAAAAACCAATTGAATACTTGAGTTGCACTGCATCTGGTATCGTAGATGTGCCGCAAATACACGCGGTTGATACATTAGGGGCTGGAGATATTTTCCACGGTGCTTTTTGTGATTACATTTTAAGGGAAAGTTTTACTGATGCGCTGGCGCTGGCAGCTAATATTGCTGCTGATTCTTGTAAATTTTTTGGCACTCGGCGCTGGATAGATTTAAAGTGCTGA
- the rsmI gene encoding 16S rRNA (cytidine(1402)-2'-O)-methyltransferase, protein MQTDPKPRTLYVVGTPIGNLEDITFRAVRILQTVDIIAAEDTRHTGKLLQHFQVKTPQVSYHEHNRTSRIPELLEHLVNNKAIALVSDAGMPGISDPGYELVKACIEAGISVVPIPGASAAITALSASGLPTDRFVFEGFLPAKTQQRQEYLESLQTESRTLIFYESPHRLRDTLQDLAKVWGSDRQIVLGRELTKLYEEFWRGTIAEAIAHYSQREPQGEYTLVVAGIPASQPQLTEEELKAELKMLISQGISRSQASRQLAKFTSLPRRQLYQLALSLVVTPES, encoded by the coding sequence ATGCAAACCGATCCAAAACCAAGAACACTTTACGTTGTCGGTACACCCATTGGCAACCTGGAAGATATAACCTTTCGGGCGGTGCGAATTTTGCAGACTGTGGATATCATTGCTGCCGAAGACACCCGTCACACAGGGAAATTATTACAGCATTTTCAAGTTAAAACTCCCCAGGTGAGTTACCACGAACACAATCGTACCAGTCGCATCCCGGAATTATTAGAGCATTTAGTTAACAATAAAGCGATCGCACTTGTGAGTGATGCTGGAATGCCAGGAATTTCCGATCCTGGATATGAACTGGTGAAAGCCTGCATTGAAGCGGGGATTTCAGTAGTTCCCATTCCTGGCGCTAGTGCAGCAATTACCGCTTTGAGTGCATCTGGATTACCAACGGATCGGTTTGTCTTTGAAGGCTTTCTCCCGGCGAAAACTCAACAGAGACAAGAATATTTAGAATCTCTGCAAACAGAATCTCGTACATTGATTTTCTACGAATCGCCTCACCGCTTGCGAGATACTTTACAAGACTTAGCAAAAGTTTGGGGAAGCGATCGCCAAATTGTACTAGGGCGGGAGTTAACAAAATTGTATGAGGAATTTTGGCGGGGGACAATTGCCGAAGCGATCGCTCACTATAGCCAACGAGAACCCCAGGGTGAATATACATTAGTAGTGGCAGGAATTCCAGCCAGTCAGCCCCAACTGACAGAAGAGGAATTGAAAGCCGAATTGAAAATGTTAATTAGTCAGGGAATATCGCGATCGCAAGCTAGCCGTCAGTTAGCAAAATTTACCTCCCTTCCCCGTCGCCAACTTTATCAACTAGCTCTTTCTTTGGTTGTTACTCCTGAGTCTTGA
- a CDS encoding GlsB/YeaQ/YmgE family stress response membrane protein: MTNIIAWLVLGLIAGALAKLFYPGTQGGGILSTIILGILGAVVGGYLGQVLLGSSSAAAASVGALSLGSILFAVLGAMLLIFLWGLLTRRAV, translated from the coding sequence ATGACTAACATTATTGCTTGGCTGGTTTTGGGTTTAATTGCAGGCGCGTTAGCTAAGTTATTTTATCCAGGAACCCAAGGTGGCGGTATTCTCTCCACGATTATATTAGGAATACTTGGAGCGGTAGTCGGTGGTTATTTGGGTCAAGTTTTACTAGGGAGTAGTTCAGCCGCCGCCGCATCTGTAGGAGCTTTATCTTTGGGAAGCATTTTATTTGCTGTTTTAGGTGCTATGCTACTGATTTTCCTGTGGGGTTTACTGACTCGCCGAGCTGTATAA